In a genomic window of Myxococcales bacterium:
- a CDS encoding trypsin-like peptidase domain-containing protein: MTTAAARADDGAALDAYSQAVIGVAERLGPAVVAVEIQRGRLRGADGAGSAVVCTPDGYLLSNHHVVDGARAVRVRAPAGELTPARVVGTDPATDLALLHADPVALAAPAPGQLATEPLRPGQLVVAIGNPLGFSSTVSAGVVSALGRSLRGKDGRLIDGVVQHTAQLNPGNSGGPLADSRGRIVGINTAIIARSQGLGFAVGAATAAWVLAELLARGRVRRAYLGVGGATRPLDRRLARAHGVLATSAVEVMSVEAGSPAARAGVRDGDLIIGLGGDAVTSVDELVRSLRAVAAGARVPLRLVRRGRLAVVEVAPSER, encoded by the coding sequence GTGACGACGGCGGCCGCGCGCGCCGACGACGGCGCCGCGCTCGACGCCTACTCGCAGGCGGTGATCGGCGTGGCCGAGCGCCTGGGGCCGGCGGTGGTCGCGGTCGAGATCCAGCGCGGCCGGCTGCGCGGCGCCGACGGCGCCGGCTCGGCGGTGGTGTGCACGCCCGACGGCTACCTGCTGTCGAACCACCACGTCGTCGACGGCGCGCGCGCGGTCCGGGTGCGCGCGCCGGCCGGCGAGCTCACGCCGGCCCGGGTGGTCGGCACCGATCCGGCCACCGACCTGGCGCTCTTGCACGCCGACCCGGTCGCGCTGGCGGCGCCCGCGCCCGGGCAGCTCGCGACCGAGCCGCTGCGGCCCGGCCAGCTGGTCGTCGCGATCGGCAACCCGCTGGGGTTCTCGTCGACGGTGTCGGCCGGCGTGGTGTCGGCGCTCGGGCGCAGCCTGCGCGGCAAGGACGGCCGGCTGATCGACGGCGTGGTCCAGCACACCGCGCAGCTCAACCCGGGCAACTCGGGCGGGCCGCTGGCCGACAGCCGCGGGCGCATCGTCGGGATCAACACCGCGATCATCGCGCGCTCGCAGGGCCTGGGCTTCGCGGTCGGCGCGGCGACCGCGGCCTGGGTGCTGGCCGAGCTGCTGGCCCGCGGTCGGGTGCGGCGCGCGTACCTCGGCGTCGGCGGCGCCACCCGGCCCCTCGATCGCCGGCTGGCCCGGGCCCACGGCGTGCTCGCGACCTCGGCGGTCGAGGTCATGAGCGTCGAGGCCGGCAGCCCGGCCGCGCGCGCCGGCGTGCGCGACGGCGATCTGATCATCGGGCTGGGCGGCGACGCGGTCACCTCGGTCGACGAGCTGGTGCGCAGCCTGCGGGCGGTCGCGGCCGGCGCCCGCGTGCCGCTGCGGCTGGTCCGGCGCGGCCGGCTGGCCGTGGTCGAGGTCGCGCCGAGCGAGCGCTGA
- a CDS encoding MGMT family protein, whose translation MATSSDELSAHGRAVRAAIHAVARRIPRGKVATYGQIAELAGFPGGARVAGAAMKTSTPADRLPWQRVVGKRGGLGVIAIHDPVGAAVQRGLLTDEGVVVSERGTIALARFGWLPSGRAPRPRRR comes from the coding sequence ATGGCGACGTCCAGCGACGAGCTGTCGGCCCACGGCCGCGCGGTCCGAGCCGCGATCCACGCGGTCGCGCGCCGGATCCCGCGCGGCAAGGTCGCCACCTACGGCCAGATCGCCGAGCTGGCCGGGTTCCCGGGCGGCGCGCGCGTGGCCGGCGCCGCGATGAAGACCTCGACGCCAGCCGATCGCCTGCCCTGGCAGCGCGTGGTCGGCAAGCGCGGAGGGCTCGGCGTCATCGCCATCCACGATCCCGTCGGCGCCGCGGTCCAGCGCGGGCTGCTCACCGACGAGGGCGTCGTCGTGAGCGAGCGCGGGACCATCGCGTTGGCGCGGTTCGGCTGGCTGCCGTCGGGCCGGGCCCCGCGCCCGCGCCGACGCTGA
- a CDS encoding response regulator transcription factor gives MTRNPTLSPSQTSHLAAPAAFAVPVRVAITTDDALMRAGVQRLLATAPEVVVVPAADAQVMLLDLGADPARALARVPELRRAVMPVVAVVPDGSFVAPVLAAGARGVVRRDSIGPEWGAALAAVERGLTVIDAPLAASFVSSRPPTAPPSRPGTGQLTERERQVVALLAEGLSNKLVADRLGISDHTAKFHVNGVMAKLGAGTRTEAVVEAVRRGLVTL, from the coding sequence ATGACGCGCAACCCCACCCTCTCGCCCTCCCAGACCTCGCACCTCGCGGCGCCGGCGGCGTTCGCCGTCCCGGTCCGGGTCGCGATCACCACCGACGACGCGCTCATGCGCGCCGGGGTCCAGCGGCTCCTGGCCACCGCGCCCGAGGTGGTCGTGGTCCCGGCCGCGGACGCCCAGGTGATGCTGCTCGATCTCGGCGCCGACCCGGCCCGGGCGCTGGCGCGCGTGCCCGAGCTGCGGCGCGCGGTGATGCCGGTGGTGGCGGTGGTGCCCGACGGCAGCTTCGTCGCGCCGGTGCTGGCCGCCGGCGCCCGCGGCGTGGTCCGCCGCGACTCGATCGGCCCCGAGTGGGGCGCGGCCCTGGCGGCGGTCGAGCGTGGCCTGACGGTGATCGACGCGCCGCTGGCCGCCAGCTTCGTGTCGAGCCGCCCGCCGACGGCCCCGCCGTCGCGCCCCGGCACCGGCCAGCTCACCGAACGCGAGCGCCAGGTCGTGGCGCTCCTGGCCGAGGGCCTGTCGAACAAGCTGGTCGCCGATCGCCTGGGCATCAGCGACCACACCGCCAAGTTCCACGTCAACGGCGTCATGGCCAAGCTCGGCGCCGGCACCCGCACCGAGGCGGTGGTCGAGGCCGTGCGCCGCGGCCTGGTCACGCTGTAG
- the gspN gene encoding type II secretion system protein GspN gives MTVSPRARAILRIVGYVALALVTFVVALHLTFPYDRIRDRALEALSSKYDVTIGGVERSLVPGRFALTAVTLRSRAAVAGQPTTTMYFKRVEIDLAFAPLLSGKVEIGLDIATGTGRITGTIAQQKNETSFAFALSKVPLTMIPGVSDAIGLPMSGNADGKVRLKLVKNDWSKADGVFELACTVGCAVGDGEAKIYPSSKRPGDEVWTKDGVVVPALRIGRFKLAIDVVKGEARRRTFELTSADGEADVDVTIKLARVITDSTITGCIKYKCSKELYDREAKFRSTCDFGSPIIDAQGMHHIKLMGKLSNVRRIGALCDGARDDTGSSGSSGSSGNDRPRIEAPPIEPIRIIDAGVPVPVPVPEVEAPGPSPTFDPVMGRQIHDDVPPPPKPEEGGGVGPGVAPPPAMPPPPVVAQPPARGDGVTAPYPSDSARPNEATPPSDNTP, from the coding sequence ATGACCGTGTCACCGCGCGCCCGCGCGATCCTCCGTATCGTCGGCTACGTCGCGCTGGCGCTGGTCACCTTCGTGGTCGCGCTGCACCTGACCTTCCCGTACGACCGCATCCGCGACCGCGCGCTCGAGGCGCTGTCGTCAAAGTACGACGTGACGATCGGGGGCGTCGAGCGCAGCCTGGTGCCGGGGCGGTTCGCCCTGACGGCCGTGACCCTGCGGTCGCGCGCGGCCGTGGCCGGCCAGCCGACCACGACGATGTACTTCAAGCGGGTCGAGATCGATCTGGCGTTCGCGCCGCTCTTGTCGGGCAAGGTCGAGATCGGCCTCGACATCGCGACCGGCACGGGCAGGATCACCGGCACGATCGCGCAGCAGAAGAACGAGACCTCGTTCGCGTTCGCGCTGAGCAAGGTCCCGCTGACCATGATCCCCGGCGTCAGCGACGCGATCGGCCTGCCGATGTCGGGCAACGCCGACGGCAAGGTCCGCCTCAAGCTGGTCAAGAACGACTGGAGCAAGGCCGACGGCGTGTTCGAGCTGGCGTGCACGGTCGGCTGCGCGGTCGGCGACGGCGAGGCCAAGATCTACCCCAGCAGCAAGCGCCCCGGCGACGAGGTCTGGACCAAGGACGGCGTCGTGGTCCCGGCGCTGCGGATCGGGCGCTTCAAGCTGGCGATCGACGTGGTCAAGGGCGAGGCCCGGCGCCGCACCTTCGAGCTGACCTCGGCTGACGGCGAGGCCGACGTCGACGTCACGATCAAGCTGGCGCGGGTGATCACCGACTCGACGATCACCGGCTGCATCAAGTACAAGTGCTCCAAGGAGCTGTACGACCGCGAGGCCAAGTTCCGCAGCACCTGCGACTTCGGCAGCCCGATCATCGACGCCCAGGGCATGCACCACATCAAGCTCATGGGCAAGCTGTCGAACGTGCGCCGCATCGGCGCGCTGTGCGACGGCGCCCGCGACGACACCGGCAGCAGCGGCAGCAGCGGCAGCAGCGGCAACGACCGGCCGCGCATCGAGGCGCCGCCGATCGAGCCGATCCGGATCATCGACGCCGGCGTGCCGGTGCCCGTGCCCGTGCCCGAGGTCGAGGCGCCCGGCCCGTCGCCGACCTTCGATCCGGTGATGGGCCGGCAGATCCACGACGACGTGCCGCCGCCGCCGAAGCCCGAGGAGGGTGGCGGCGTCGGGCCCGGGGTCGCGCCGCCGCCGGCGATGCCACCCCCGCCGGTCGTGGCGCAGCCGCCGGCCCGGGGCGACGGCGTCACCGCGCCGTACCCGAGCGACAGCGCCCGGCCGAACGAGGCCACGCCGCCGTCCGACAATACGCCCTGA
- a CDS encoding PDZ domain-containing protein: MQHHTDIDASLVALDRALTGAVTAAAASVVRVARRRGAGSGLAWTDELVVTSSFHTPDEPTVAIADGDDVVERPARVLGRDPGTDVALLAVDGGGLAPIAQRELDGVAAGQLAFALARPGRAIRASMRALGVLGPTVRTPAGGRVDRYLETDRALPRGFAGGPLVDLAGRALGMNTRTLFPGVDLCVPITTLARVVEGLRAHGRIARGYLGVGVQPAAIPAAVSDGRGRGALVVSLDDDGPAARAGVLVGDVVIAIDGAPVTGPDDLRLAVFDRPDAEVAIDLVRGGVRAALTATVGARP; the protein is encoded by the coding sequence ATGCAACACCACACCGACATCGACGCCTCGCTCGTCGCCCTCGATCGCGCCCTCACCGGCGCGGTCACCGCCGCCGCCGCCAGCGTGGTCCGGGTCGCGCGCCGGCGCGGCGCCGGCTCGGGCCTGGCCTGGACCGACGAGCTGGTGGTCACCTCCAGCTTCCACACCCCCGACGAGCCCACCGTCGCGATCGCCGATGGCGACGACGTGGTCGAGCGCCCGGCCCGCGTGCTCGGCCGCGATCCCGGCACCGACGTCGCGCTGCTCGCGGTCGACGGCGGCGGCCTGGCGCCGATCGCCCAGCGCGAGCTCGACGGCGTCGCCGCGGGCCAGCTCGCGTTCGCGCTGGCGCGACCCGGGCGCGCGATCCGCGCGTCGATGCGCGCGCTCGGCGTGCTCGGCCCGACGGTGCGCACGCCGGCCGGTGGCCGGGTCGACCGCTACCTCGAGACCGACCGCGCGCTGCCGCGCGGGTTCGCCGGCGGGCCGCTGGTCGATCTGGCCGGACGCGCGCTGGGCATGAACACCCGGACGCTCTTCCCCGGCGTCGATCTGTGCGTGCCGATCACGACCCTGGCCCGGGTGGTCGAGGGCCTGCGCGCCCACGGCCGGATCGCCCGGGGCTACCTGGGCGTCGGCGTCCAGCCGGCGGCGATCCCGGCGGCGGTGTCCGACGGCCGCGGCCGCGGCGCGCTGGTGGTGTCGCTCGACGACGACGGCCCGGCCGCGCGCGCCGGCGTCCTGGTCGGCGACGTCGTCATCGCGATCGACGGCGCCCCGGTGACCGGGCCCGACGATCTGCGGCTGGCGGTGTTCGATCGGCCCGACGCCGAGGTGGCGATCGACCTGGTGCGCGGCGGCGTGCGCGCCGCGCTGACCGCGACCGTCGGGGCCCGGCCGTGA
- a CDS encoding type II secretion system protein M, giving the protein MAAFDKVRDKWESISPRERRMVLLLGVSFVVVMVLYVALAIKDGLDALEHKNAQARTALQRLTAYRGAAKPVLGDNPAASITTEPVKLESYIYKAGETAGVTIPGVNPRTPTPRGKFVVHSAAVEIRDLSISQVKDFLQAIETDSRVVVVTSLSIKRNFRDQEKMDLSAEISTYARVAETPGGSGSGSGSGSGSGSAKAGG; this is encoded by the coding sequence ATGGCCGCCTTCGATAAGGTCCGCGACAAGTGGGAGTCGATCAGCCCGCGCGAGCGCCGCATGGTGCTCCTGCTGGGCGTCTCGTTCGTGGTGGTCATGGTGCTGTACGTCGCGCTGGCCATCAAGGACGGGCTCGACGCGCTCGAGCACAAGAACGCCCAGGCCCGGACCGCGCTGCAGCGGCTGACCGCGTACCGGGGCGCGGCCAAGCCCGTGCTCGGCGACAACCCGGCCGCGTCGATCACGACCGAGCCGGTCAAGCTCGAGAGCTACATCTACAAGGCCGGCGAGACCGCGGGCGTCACGATCCCGGGGGTCAACCCGCGCACGCCGACGCCGCGCGGCAAGTTCGTGGTGCACTCGGCCGCGGTCGAGATCCGCGACCTGTCGATCAGCCAGGTGAAGGACTTCCTCCAGGCGATCGAGACCGACTCGCGGGTGGTGGTGGTGACGTCGCTGTCGATCAAGCGCAACTTCCGCGACCAGGAGAAGATGGACCTGTCGGCGGAGATCTCGACCTACGCGCGGGTCGCCGAGACGCCGGGCGGCTCGGGCTCGGGCTCGGGCTCGGGCTCGGGTTCGGGCTCGGCCAAGGCAGGGGGCTGA
- the pilM gene encoding pilus assembly protein PilM has product MSRVFAVDLGAWSVKVAIASPGFRHATVGEIVERVVPPGDEPYEQRAGRVLAAIVREHKLDKDVGYLAVGGAQVFVHVLEFGFKALRRPDLEKAVGAELEGVVPIDLEDLVYACEPLPAHVGPAIDPGAPVRGRIAAPAEGMRVLTYSMRLARARELVALTEAAGAEARGLVPVAALARLDRSSDGVATAVVDIGHEHTHVVIARGGRAVGSRTFTRGGRHVTDAIVKNWRLPVADAEHAKHTDGFVASSGNPAPSEAWQRVHEVLVSELHPWVRELRQSLAAARAKTGVEVGRVIVCGGGSRLRGLTGFIADELKLPVATITAADAATFLTPRLAEAGAVDGGALAVATALDVAGGRASFDLRQGPLAFKVDMTFLKTRLMQIGAAALVVMAFAGGSAYASMKTLRKAEKTLTQRVATESAEVFDGQPKTVKALLSLSGGSGGNGESPMPKMSAYDLLLEINGKLPTRDKITLNVTSIDIKDNKVNLEGSAKTPEEIDALEGALKSITCIKEISRGPSKSGKDGEKLFSFAMRTECM; this is encoded by the coding sequence ATGAGCCGCGTGTTCGCCGTCGATCTGGGCGCCTGGAGCGTCAAGGTCGCGATCGCCAGCCCCGGCTTCCGGCACGCCACCGTCGGCGAGATCGTCGAGCGGGTCGTGCCGCCGGGCGACGAGCCCTACGAGCAGCGCGCCGGCCGCGTGCTGGCCGCGATCGTGCGCGAGCACAAGCTCGACAAGGACGTCGGCTACCTCGCCGTCGGCGGGGCCCAGGTGTTCGTGCACGTGCTCGAGTTCGGCTTCAAGGCGCTGCGCCGGCCCGATCTCGAGAAGGCGGTCGGGGCCGAGCTCGAGGGCGTGGTCCCGATCGATCTCGAGGACTTGGTCTACGCGTGCGAGCCGCTGCCGGCCCACGTCGGGCCGGCGATCGATCCAGGGGCGCCGGTGCGCGGGCGGATCGCGGCGCCGGCCGAGGGCATGCGGGTCCTGACCTACTCGATGCGGCTGGCCCGCGCCCGGGAGCTGGTGGCGCTGACCGAGGCCGCCGGGGCCGAGGCCCGGGGCCTGGTGCCGGTCGCGGCCCTGGCGCGGCTCGATCGCTCGAGCGACGGCGTCGCGACCGCGGTCGTCGACATCGGCCACGAGCACACCCACGTGGTGATCGCTCGCGGCGGCAGGGCGGTCGGCTCGCGCACGTTCACGCGCGGCGGGCGCCACGTCACCGACGCGATCGTCAAGAACTGGCGCCTGCCGGTCGCCGACGCCGAGCACGCCAAGCACACCGACGGCTTCGTCGCGTCGAGCGGCAACCCGGCCCCGAGCGAGGCCTGGCAGCGCGTGCACGAGGTGCTGGTCAGCGAGCTGCACCCGTGGGTGCGCGAGCTGCGGCAGAGCCTGGCCGCGGCCCGGGCCAAGACCGGGGTCGAGGTCGGGCGCGTGATCGTGTGCGGCGGCGGCAGCCGCCTGCGCGGCCTGACCGGGTTCATCGCCGACGAGCTCAAGCTGCCGGTCGCGACGATCACCGCGGCCGACGCCGCCACCTTCCTGACCCCGCGCCTGGCCGAGGCCGGCGCGGTCGACGGCGGCGCGCTGGCGGTGGCGACCGCGCTCGACGTCGCCGGCGGGCGCGCCAGCTTCGATCTGCGCCAGGGCCCGCTGGCCTTCAAGGTCGACATGACCTTCCTGAAGACCCGGCTCATGCAGATCGGCGCCGCGGCGCTGGTGGTCATGGCGTTCGCGGGCGGCTCGGCCTACGCGTCGATGAAGACCCTGCGCAAGGCCGAGAAGACGCTGACCCAGCGGGTCGCGACCGAGTCGGCCGAGGTGTTCGACGGCCAGCCCAAGACCGTCAAGGCGCTGTTGTCGCTGTCCGGCGGCAGCGGCGGCAACGGCGAGTCGCCGATGCCGAAGATGTCGGCCTACGACCTCCTGCTCGAGATCAACGGCAAGCTGCCGACCCGAGACAAGATCACGCTGAACGTTACGTCGATCGACATCAAGGACAACAAGGTCAACCTCGAGGGGTCGGCCAAGACGCCCGAGGAGATCGACGCGTTGGAGGGCGCGCTCAAGAGCATCACCTGCATCAAGGAGATCTCGCGCGGGCCCTCGAAGAGCGGCAAGGACGGCGAGAAGCTGTTCTCGTTCGCGATGCGCACGGAGTGCATGTAG